The Cellulosimicrobium cellulans genome contains the following window.
CTCGGCCCTCCTCGCGCCCTACCTCGACTCCGCGGGTCGCTGGGACGACGCGGTCGCGGTGCACACCGCGGCGGTCGAGCACGGGCGGGCGCCCGGGCGGTCCCAGGCCGGGCGCGACCTCGGGCGGGCGCTCGAACGGCTCGGCCGGTACGACGAGGCGCTCGCCCAGCTCGTCCGCTCGCTCGAGCGCGGCGACGACCCGCGCCCCGGCCAGACGCTCAACCGCGTCGGCAACGTGTACAAGCGGCTCGGGCGCTTCGACGAGGCCGAGGCCGCGTACCGCGACGCGGCGGCCGGTGCGCGGACCGCAGGCGACCCGGTCAGCGAGGGCCGCGCCGTCGGGAACCTCGCGGACGTGCACCGCATCCTCGGACGGCACGACGACGCGCGCGCCGGCTACGACCGGGCGCTCGCGCTGTCGCGCCGCGTGGGTGACGTCCTCAACGTCGCCATCGTGTCGAGCAACGCCGCGATCCTCTCCGAGGCCGAGGGCAGCCTCGACCGTGCGCTCGCGCAGCACCGCGACGCGCTCGCCAGCGCGACGTCGCTCGGCGACGCGGGGCTCGCGACGCGGGCCCGCGTGCACGTGGGTCGGCTCCTCGTGCGCGCCGGCGAGACCGGGTCCGGCGTCGCCGAGCTGCGCGAGGCGGTGGGGGCCGCCGTCGCGCTCGGCGATCCCGACGCCGAGGCCGAGGGCCGCAGCGCCCTCACGACCGCGCTGCTCGCGGCGGGCTCCGTCGCCGAGGCGGTGACCGCGGGCGACGCCGCGGTCGAGCTGGCGCGGCGCGTCCGCGCACGCCTCGTCGAGACGGAGGCGCTCAACGCGCTCGGGGAGGCCGTGCTCGCCGCGGGCGACGCCCGCCGCGCGGCAGACCTGCACGACGAGGCGCGCACGCTCGCCGTCGAGCTCGACGACGCCGCCGAGGAGGCCCGTGCGCGGCGTGGTCTCGCAGCCACGGGGCACGGGGTCGGCACCGACGACGGGGACGGCCAGCACGACGGCGAGGCGCGCGGCAGGGCCTGAGACCGCTCCGCCGTCTCAGCATCCGATCACGTACGGCGTCCGGGAACATGTGACGCCCCGCCCGCGGTTGCCCCTCTCATGGCTTCCACCCCACCCGCGACCCCGGCGCCGACCGCGCCCGTCGCCGCCCAGCCGGGCACCGGACCTTCCACGAGCCCCGCCGCTCCGGCCCGACCCAGGCGCATCAGCGCGGGCCTCGTCCTGCTGCTCTCCGCGCTCACCGCGATCGGCCCGCTGACGATCGACCTGTACCTCTCCGCCTTCCCGCGCATCGTCGACGAGCTCGGCACGACCGAGTCCCGCGTCCAGCTCACGCTCACCGCCACGCTCGCCGGGCTCGCGCTCGGCCAGCTCCTCATCGGGTCGGTCTCCGACGCGATCGGCCGTCGCGCACCCCTGCTGGTCTCGCTCGCGGTGTACGTCGCCGCGTCCGTGGGGATCGTGTTCGCCGGGTCCGTCGCCGCGCTCACCGGCCTGCGATTCGTCCAGGGTCTCGCCGCGGCCGCCGGGATGGTGCTCTCCATGGCGATCGTGCGCGACTCGTTCGAGGGCTACCAGATCGGCAAGGTCATCGCGCGGCTCATGCTCGTCGTGGGCGTCGCGCCGATCCTCGCCCCGACCATCGGCGCCCAGTTCCTGCGGCTCGGGTCGTGGCGCGGCATGTTCGTCGCGCTCGCCGTCGTCGGGGCGGTGCTGTTCGTGCTCGTGCTGCTCCGCCTGCGGGAGACCCTGCCGGCCGAGCGGCGACGTTCCGGCGGGACCGTCGCGGCCCTGCGGTCGTACGGCTCGCTCCTCACCGACTGGTCGTTCATCGGGCTCGCGCTCATCGCGGGCTTCTACATGGCCGCGATGTTCACCTACATCTCCGCGTCGACGTTCGTGTTCCAGGACTTCTTCGGCATGTCCGCGCAGCAGTACGCGATCGTGTTCGGCGTCGGCGCGGTGTCCGTGACCGCGGGCAGCCAGATCAACGGCGCGCTCGTGGGCCGCGTGGCGCCCGAGCGCATCCTCCAGGGCGCGGTCGCCGCGGGCTTCGTCCTCTCGGG
Protein-coding sequences here:
- a CDS encoding multidrug effflux MFS transporter yields the protein MASTPPATPAPTAPVAAQPGTGPSTSPAAPARPRRISAGLVLLLSALTAIGPLTIDLYLSAFPRIVDELGTTESRVQLTLTATLAGLALGQLLIGSVSDAIGRRAPLLVSLAVYVAASVGIVFAGSVAALTGLRFVQGLAAAAGMVLSMAIVRDSFEGYQIGKVIARLMLVVGVAPILAPTIGAQFLRLGSWRGMFVALAVVGAVLFVLVLLRLRETLPAERRRSGGTVAALRSYGSLLTDWSFIGLALIAGFYMAAMFTYISASTFVFQDFFGMSAQQYAIVFGVGAVSVTAGSQINGALVGRVAPERILQGAVAAGFVLSGGLLVAALAGGGLAWLVPLIVLTLGTAGFVMPSVPAIALERNAHRAGSAAALIGAFQFGVGAVVAPLTGLLGGSPPVTMAAVMFGVVVIAGAVLLGLRHTFGAPVPDDAADALGTRDAAEVGSATAASGATVDGSRTAGAVDQPGHEATVAVPDDAAALAEATVLADRGA